From one Rhodamnia argentea isolate NSW1041297 chromosome 1, ASM2092103v1, whole genome shotgun sequence genomic stretch:
- the LOC115744016 gene encoding uncharacterized protein LOC115744016 isoform X3, with amino-acid sequence MAGYGYYRSQSPYGGFDPWKAEWSCNSEQLCRPALDESEGRRVIAGDPFQSPGTYVMKVETTVERVHPSMFSEYYRQCSPPRYEHRPRYGGVNNRPHGPLIPSNDRPPVVEEFFNNIQNEVSQRPSGFGAPRAPHQLRIPVSAGSYGTTNAGDSEHETERRKLIANTIKDEDRKADKILKPPVTTEGGNWPRPGYPAGSVLPSRPISSEREQTVPPPSMIMTGHRDRRGPSMELSKPINDIGTAMEYLKKVAVPSSVNTIKDEDPDHGYLKGDKIPKPPEGGPAARSGNPTRSMLPNYYTSSERGERTVQPPSRTITGGWERRSHDVGLEPMNETGKTMEYSKEAVKPPPVNTVPKRDSNPETIDSREAARRYNGRFVE; translated from the exons ATGGCGGGTTATGGTTATTACAGAAGCCAGAGCCCCTACGGAGGATTTGATCCGTGGAAAGCTGAATGGAGCTGCAACTCCGAGCAGCTTTGCCGTCCCGCCCTTGATGAATCTGAGGGAAGAAGAGTGATTGCTGGTGACCCTTTTCAAAGCCCAGGGACCTATGTCATGAAAGTCGAAACGACTGTTGAACGCGTCCATCCATCCATGTTCTCTGAATACTACAGACAATGCTCTCCCCCGAGGTACGAGCACCGCCCGCGTTATGGAGGAGTCAATAACAGGCCGCACGGGCCTTTGATCCCGAGCAATGACCGGCCGCCTGTGGTCGAGGAGTTCTTCAACAATATCCAAAATGAAGTGAGCCAACGACCATCTGGGTTTGGTGCTCCACGGGCACCACACCAGCTCAGGATCCCCGTCTCCGCAGGTTCTTATGGCACTACCAATGCTGGGGATAGCGAACATGAGACTGAAAGGCGCAAGCTTATTGCCAATACCATTAAGGATGAAGACCGTAAAGCTGATAAAATTCTGAAACCACCGGTGACAACAGAAGGTGGTAATTGGCCTAGGCCTGGTTATCCAGCAGGGTCCGTGCTACCGAGTCGCCCTATCTCATCTGAGAGAGAGCAAACCGTCCCACCGCCATCAATGATCATGACTGGACATCGGGACAGGCGTGGTCCTTCTATGGAACTCAGCAAACCGATAAATGACATAGGCACGGCCATGGAGTACTTGAAGAAAGTTGCGGTTCCATCCTCTGTCAATACCATCAAGGACGAAGATCCCGATCACGGTTACTTAAAAGGTGATAAAATTCCGAAACCACCAGAAGGTGGTCCTGCAGCTAGGTCAGGCAATCCAACACGGTCCATGCTGCCAAATTATTATACCTCGtcggagagaggagagaggaccGTTCAACCTCCGTCTAGGACCATAACAGGAGGTTGGGAGAGGCGAAGTCATGATGTGGGGCTTGAACCGATGAATGAAACAGGCAAGACAATGGAGTACTCAAAGGAAGCTGTGAAGCCTCCGCCAGTCAACACGGTTCCCAAAAGAGATTCGAACCCTGAAACA ATCGACAGTCGAGAGGCTGCAAGGAGGTACAACGGACGGTTTGTGGAATAG
- the LOC115744016 gene encoding uncharacterized protein LOC115744016 isoform X1, which yields MAGYGYYRSQSPYGGFDPWKAEWSCNSEQLCRPALDESEGRRVIAGDPFQSPGTYVMKVETTVERVHPSMFSEYYRQCSPPRYEHRPRYGGVNNRPHGPLIPSNDQNEVSQRPSGFGAPRAPHQLRIPVSAGSYGTTNAGDSEHETERRKLIANTIKDEDRKADKILKPPVTTEGGNWPRPGYPAGSVLPSRPISSEREQTVPPPSMIMTGHRDRRGPSMELSKPINDIGTAMEYLKKVAVPSSVNTIKDEDPDHGYLKGDKIPKPPEGGPAARSGNPTRSMLPNYYTSSERGERTVQPPSRTITGGWERRSHDVGLEPMNETGKTMEYSKEAVKPPPVNTVPKRDSNPETIDSQEARRRYENLNPAPEQYATGYASTIDSREAARRYNGRFVE from the exons ATGGCGGGTTATGGTTATTACAGAAGCCAGAGCCCCTACGGAGGATTTGATCCGTGGAAAGCTGAATGGAGCTGCAACTCCGAGCAGCTTTGCCGTCCCGCCCTTGATGAATCTGAGGGAAGAAGAGTGATTGCTGGTGACCCTTTTCAAAGCCCAGGGACCTATGTCATGAAAGTCGAAACGACTGTTGAACGCGTCCATCCATCCATGTTCTCTGAATACTACAGACAATGCTCTCCCCCGAGGTACGAGCACCGCCCGCGTTATGGAGGAGTCAATAACAGGCCGCACGGGCCTTTGATCCCGAGCAATGA CCAAAATGAAGTGAGCCAACGACCATCTGGGTTTGGTGCTCCACGGGCACCACACCAGCTCAGGATCCCCGTCTCCGCAGGTTCTTATGGCACTACCAATGCTGGGGATAGCGAACATGAGACTGAAAGGCGCAAGCTTATTGCCAATACCATTAAGGATGAAGACCGTAAAGCTGATAAAATTCTGAAACCACCGGTGACAACAGAAGGTGGTAATTGGCCTAGGCCTGGTTATCCAGCAGGGTCCGTGCTACCGAGTCGCCCTATCTCATCTGAGAGAGAGCAAACCGTCCCACCGCCATCAATGATCATGACTGGACATCGGGACAGGCGTGGTCCTTCTATGGAACTCAGCAAACCGATAAATGACATAGGCACGGCCATGGAGTACTTGAAGAAAGTTGCGGTTCCATCCTCTGTCAATACCATCAAGGACGAAGATCCCGATCACGGTTACTTAAAAGGTGATAAAATTCCGAAACCACCAGAAGGTGGTCCTGCAGCTAGGTCAGGCAATCCAACACGGTCCATGCTGCCAAATTATTATACCTCGtcggagagaggagagaggaccGTTCAACCTCCGTCTAGGACCATAACAGGAGGTTGGGAGAGGCGAAGTCATGATGTGGGGCTTGAACCGATGAATGAAACAGGCAAGACAATGGAGTACTCAAAGGAAGCTGTGAAGCCTCCGCCAGTCAACACGGTTCCCAAAAGAGATTCGAACCCTGAAACAATCGACAGCCAGGAAGCCAGAAGACGATATGAGAATCTCAACCCCGCACCAGAGCAGTATGCGACAGGTTACGCCAGCACTATCGACAGTCGAGAGGCTGCAAGGAGGTACAACGGACGGTTTGTGGAATAG
- the LOC115744016 gene encoding uncharacterized protein LOC115744016 isoform X2, whose translation MAGYGYYRSQSPYGGFDPWKAEWSCNSEQLCRPALDESEGRRVIAGDPFQSPGTYVMKVETTVERVHPSMFSEYYRQCSPPRYEHRPRYGGVNNRPHGPLIPSNDRPPVVEEFFNNIQNEVSQRPSGFGAPRAPHQLRIPVSAGSYGTTNAGDSEHETERRKLIANTIKDEDRKADKILKPPVTTEGGNWPRPGYPAGSVLPSRPISSEREQTVPPPSMIMTGHRDRRGPSMELSKPINDIGTAMEYLKKVAVPSSVNTIKDEDPDHGYLKGDKIPKPPEGGPAARSGNPTRSMLPNYYTSSERGERTVQPPSRTITGGWERRSHDVGLEPMNETGKTMEYSKEAVKPPPVNTVPKRDSNPETIDSREAARRYNGRFVE comes from the exons ATGGCGGGTTATGGTTATTACAGAAGCCAGAGCCCCTACGGAGGATTTGATCCGTGGAAAGCTGAATGGAGCTGCAACTCCGAGCAGCTTTGCCGTCCCGCCCTTGATGAATCTGAGGGAAGAAGAGTGATTGCTGGTGACCCTTTTCAAAGCCCAGGGACCTATGTCATGAAAGTCGAAACGACTGTTGAACGCGTCCATCCATCCATGTTCTCTGAATACTACAGACAATGCTCTCCCCCGAGGTACGAGCACCGCCCGCGTTATGGAGGAGTCAATAACAGGCCGCACGGGCCTTTGATCCCGAGCAATGACCGGCCGCCTGTGGTCGAGGAGTTCTTCAACAATATCCAAAATGAAGTGAGCCAACGACCATCTGGGTTTGGTGCTCCACGGGCACCACACCAGCTCAGGATCCCCGTCTCCGCAGGTTCTTATGGCACTACCAATGCTGGGGATAGCGAACATGAGACTGAAAGGCGCAAGCTTATTGCCAATACCATTAAGGATGAAGACCGTAAAGCTGATAAAATTCTGAAACCACCGGTGACAACAGAAGGTGGTAATTGGCCTAGGCCTGGTTATCCAGCAGGGTCCGTGCTACCGAGTCGCCCTATCTCATCTGAGAGAGAGCAAACCGTCCCACCGCCATCAATGATCATGACTGGACATCGGGACAGGCGTGGTCCTTCTATGGAACTCAGCAAACCGATAAATGACATAGGCACGGCCATGGAGTACTTGAAGAAAGTTGCGGTTCCATCCTCTGTCAATACCATCAAGGACGAAGATCCCGATCACGGTTACTTAAAAGGTGATAAAATTCCGAAACCACCAGAAGGTGGTCCTGCAGCTAGGTCAGGCAATCCAACACGGTCCATGCTGCCAAATTATTATACCTCGtcggagagaggagagaggaccGTTCAACCTCCGTCTAGGACCATAACAGGAGGTTGGGAGAGGCGAAGTCATGATGTGGGGCTTGAACCGATGAATGAAACAGGCAAGACAATGGAGTACTCAAAGGAAGCTGTGAAGCCTCCGCCAGTCAACACGGTTCCCAAAAGAGATTCGAACCCTGAAACAATCGACAG TCGAGAGGCTGCAAGGAGGTACAACGGACGGTTTGTGGAATAG
- the LOC115743892 gene encoding probable nucleolar protein 5-2 — protein sequence MLVLFETPAGFALFKVLDEGKLSKVEDLWKEFSSAESARQVVKLKAFSKFENTAEALSAATCLIESKPYKGLRKFLRAHCDGESLAVADSKLGNAIKEKLQIECVHNNAVMELMRGVRSQLTELISGLAVQDLAPMSLGLSHSLSRYKLKFSADKVDTMIIQAIGLLDDLDKELNTYAMRVREWYGWHFPELGKIIQDNILYAKTVKLMGSRTNASKLDFSGILPEEVETELKAASEISMGTEVSDLDLLNIKELCDQVLSLSEYRAQLYDYLKSRMNTIAPNLTALVGELVGARLIAHGGSLLNLAKQPGSTVQILGAEKALFRALKTKHATPKYGLIYHASLIGQAPPKLKGKISRSLAAKTALAIRYDALGDTVDNSMGLENRAKLEARLRNLEGRELGHSAGSAKGKPKIEVYDKDRKKGAGALITAAKTYNPSADSTLGQTLNDAAGNGEEMEKKKRKTESVPSQMAEETEEPPTGERKKEKKKKKKKQADEEETTMLVGANGSAEADGDAPAKKDKKKKKKMEEAAEDAVLQSDENAGEKETKKKKKRKHAKQDEEDSEQPSKRKEKKKKKRSED from the exons ATGCTCGTGCTGTTCGAGACGCCGGCGGGCTTTGCCCTGTTTAAAGTGTTGGATGAAGGGAAACTCTCGAAGGTCGAG GACTTGTGGAAGGAGTTCTCATCTGCTGAATCTGCAAGACAG GTTGTTAAGCTGAAAGCTTTTTCGAAGTTTGAAAATACGGCAGAAGCTCTATCAGCTGCAACCTGTTTGATTGAGAGCAAACCTTACAAAGGTCTCCGTAAATTCTTGCGCGCTCACTGTGATGGGGAAAGTTTGGCTGTGGCTGATTCAAAGCTTGGAAATGCTATTAAAGAGAAGTTG CAAATCGAATGTGTTCACAATAATGCTGTTATGGAGTTGATGCGAGGCGTGAGGAGTCAGCTGACTGAACTCATTTCGGGTCTAGCTGTCCAGGATCTGGCTCCAATGAGTCTGGGTTTATCTCATAGCCTGTCTAGATACAAGCTGAAGTTTAGTGCTGATAAG GTGGACACTATGATCATTCAGGCCATTGGTTTACTTGATGATCTTGATAAAGAGCTGAATACTTATGCAATGAGGGTCCGAGAGTGGTATGGATGGCATTTTCCGGAGCTTGGTAAGATTATCCAGGATAACATTCTATATGCCAAGACTGTGAAGCTGATGGGCAGCCGCACTAATGCTTCAAAGCTAGACTTTTCTGGG ATATTGCCTGAAGAGGTTGAGACAGAGTTAAAGGCGGCATCTGAGATTTCAATGGGTACTGAAGTGAGCGACCTTGATTTGTTAAATATCAAAGAGCTCTGCGATCAAGTTTTGTCTCTGTCCGAGTATAGAGCGCAACTCTACGATTACCTGAAGTCCCGTATGAACACCATTGCACCCAACTTGACTGCTCTTGTTGGAGAGCTTGTGGGGGCCCGCCTAATTGCGCATGGCGGCAGCTTGTTAAACCTCGCAAAGCAGCCAGGGAGCACTGTACAGATACTGGGTGCTGAAAAGGCTCTCTTCAGAGCATTGAAGACAAAACATGCTACTCCTAAATATGGGCTGATTTACCATGCATCATTGATTGGCCAGGCACCGCCaaaattgaagggaaaaatTTCTCGTTCACTTGCTGCCAAAACTGCCTTGGCGATTAGATATGATGCTCTTGGAGACACTGTAGATAACTCCATGGGACTTGAAAATCGGGCCAAG CTTGAAGCAAGGCTGAGAAATCTTGAGGGCAGAGAATTGGGTCATTCTGCTGGCTCTGCAAAAGGCAAGCCAAAGATAGAAGTCTATGACAAGGACCGAAAGAAGGGCGCTGGGGCTTTGATAACTGCAGCAAAG ACATACAATCCTTCTGCCGATTCTACTCTTGGGCAAACTTTGAATGATGCCGCAGGGAATGGTgaagaaatggagaaaaagaagagaaagaccGAAAGTGTACCATCTCAGATGGCAGAAGAGACTGAGGAGCCTCCAACtggggaaaggaagaaagagaaaaagaagaagaagaagaagcaagctgatgaagaagagacgACCATGCTAGTGGGCGCAAATGGTTCTGCTGAAGCTGATGGCGATGCCCCTGCGAAGaaggacaagaaaaagaaaaagaagatggaggaggCAGCCGAGGATGCCGTGTTGCAGTCTGATGAGAATGCcggagaaaaagaaaccaagaagaagaagaagagaaagcatGCTAAACAAGACGAAGAAGATAGCGAACAACCTAGcaagaggaaagagaagaagaagaaaaagcgaAGTGAGGACTGA
- the LOC115743891 gene encoding probable serine/threonine-protein kinase At1g54610 has protein sequence MGCVLGREVSSGIVTESKGRDTSEVETSKRDDPVVKVEGESKVEEVQTDETQKKEKVEDDQRSREQRRRSRPSTKLGNVPKHTRGEQVAAGWPSWLSDICGEALSGWIPRKANTFEKIDKIGQGTYSNVYKAKDLLTGKIVALKKVRFDNLEPESVRFMAREILILRHLDHPNVVKLEGLVTSRMSCSLYLVFEYMEHDLAGLAASPGIKFTEPQVKCYMHQLLSGLEHCHNRRVLHRDIKGSNLLIDNGGVLKIGDFGLASFYDPDHKHRMTSRVVTLWYRPPELLLGANDYGVGIDLWSAGCILAELLAGKPIMPGRTEVEQLHKIYKLCGSPSEEYWKKYKLPNATLFKPREPYRRCIRETFKDFPPSSLPLVGTLLAIDPAERGTATDALQSEFFRTEPYACEPSSLPQYPPSKEMDAKRRDDEARRLRAASKAQADGARKERTRDRRVRAVPAPEANAELQHNIDRRRLISHANAKSKSEKFPPPHQDGALGFPLGASHRFDPSVVPPDVPFTSSSFTSSKEQDQTWSGPLVDPPGAPRRKKHSAGGPRESSKLSIGANKGRRPDNHLRAYESKSIA, from the exons ATGGGGTGCGTGCTTGGTCGAGAGGTGTCCTCCGGCATAGTCACAGAGTCTAAAGGACGGGATACTTCCGAAGTCGAGACCAGCAAGAGGGATGATCCAGTCGTGAAGGTAGAGGGAGAGAGTAAAGTCGAGGAGGTTCAGACCGATGAGAcccagaagaaagagaaggtcGAAGATGATCAGCGGTCGCGCGAACAAAGGAGACGGTCGAGGCCAAGCACAAAGCTAGGCAACGTGCCTAAGCATACTCGAGGAGAGCAGGTTGCAGCTGGATGGCCCTCATGGCTCTCAGACATATGCGGGGAGGCTCTCAGCGGTTGGATTCCTCGAAAAGCGAACACATTTGAGAAAATTGACAAG ATTGGACAAGGGACATACAGTAACGTGTACAAAGCCAAGGATTTGTTGACTGGTAAAATTGTTGCACTAAAAAAGGTCCGGTTTGACAACTTAGAACCTGAAAGTGTGAGGTTTATGGCACGAGAAATTCTCATTCTGCGGCATCTGGATCATCCCAATGTTGTGAAGTTGGAGGGTTTAGTTACTTCACGAATGTCCTGCAGCTTGTACCTGGTATTTGAGTACATGGAGCATGATTTGGCTGGATTAGCAGCAAGTCCAGGAATCAAATTCACTGAGCCACAG GTCAAGTGTTACATGCATCAGCTGCTTTCCGGACTAGAGCACTGTCACAATCGCCGTGTGCTGCACCGCGATATTAAAGGCTCAAATCTACTGATTGACAATGGAGGAGTTCTTAAGATTGGTGACTTTGGACTGGCTTCGTTCTATGATCCTGACCACAAGCATCGGATGACAAGTCGGGTGGTCACTCTGTGGTATCGTCCACCTGAACTTCTCCTTGGGGCCAATGATTATGGTGTGGGTATAGACTTGTGGAGTGCTGGTTGTATACTAGCCGAGTTGTTGGCGGGGAAGCCCATCATGCCTGGTCGAACAGAG GTAGAGCAACTCCATAAGATATACAAATTATGCGGCTCACCTTCTGAAGAGTATTGGAAGAAATATAAGTTGCCAAATGCAACATTGTTCAAGCCTCGAGAACCTTATAGAAGATGCATCAGGGAAACATTTAAAGACTTCCCACCATCATCTTTGCCACTTGTTGGAACTCTTCTGGCAATTGATCCAGCGGAACGCGGGACAGCCACTGATGCGTTGCAAAGCGAA TTCTTCAGGACGGAGCCATATGCCTGTGAACCATCTAGCCTCCCACAGTATCCCCCCAGTAAGGAAATGGATGCTAAAAGACGTGACGATGAAGCTCGACG GTTGAGAGCCGCTAGCAAAGCACAAGCAGATGGTGCAAGGAAAGAGCGGACACGCGATCGACGTGTCAGGGCTGTCCCTGCTCCAGAAGCCAATGCGGAGCTTCAACATAACATTGAC AGAAGACGACTCATTTCCCATGCGAATGCTAAGAGCAAAAGTGAAAAGTTCCCTCCGCCACATCAGGATGGAGCACTCGGCTTCCCATTGGGAGCTTCTCATCGTTTTGATCCATCTGTCGTTCCTCCCGATGTCCCATTCACCTCTTCTTCATTTACTTCTTCAAAAGAGCAGGATCAAACTTGGTCAGGCCCGCTGGTCGACCCTCCTGGTGCTCCAAGGCGAAAGAAGCACAGTGCAGGTGGACCACGAGAGTCTTCGAAATTATCTATAGGAGCCAATAAAGGGAGAAGACCAGATAATCATCTGAGAGCATATGAAAGCAAAAGCATAGCTTAA